From the genome of Cellvibrio japonicus Ueda107, one region includes:
- a CDS encoding RpiB/LacA/LacB family sugar-phosphate isomerase, with the protein MKIALMNEFSQAAKNAIVLKQLQDVAAEQGHSIYNVGMSDDNDHYLTYIHLGVIASLLLNSKAVDFVVSGCGTGQGAMMSLNAHPGVFCGYCIEPTDAYLFAQVNNGNALALPFAKGFGWGAELNIRTIFEKAFTGVRGQGYPAERRESQVRNAGILTQVKLATAKPYLDGLRAIDPEIVKTAVTGERFQSCFFENSQNDAITAFVKDILGK; encoded by the coding sequence ATGAAAATTGCATTAATGAACGAATTCAGTCAGGCCGCTAAAAATGCGATCGTATTGAAACAACTGCAAGACGTAGCTGCCGAACAAGGCCATAGTATTTACAACGTAGGAATGAGTGATGATAACGATCATTACCTGACCTACATTCACCTGGGTGTTATAGCCAGCCTGCTGCTGAACTCCAAAGCCGTGGATTTTGTGGTGAGCGGTTGTGGCACTGGCCAGGGCGCCATGATGTCCCTGAATGCCCACCCAGGTGTATTTTGCGGTTATTGCATAGAACCCACCGATGCCTACCTGTTTGCCCAGGTGAATAACGGCAATGCCCTGGCACTGCCTTTTGCCAAAGGCTTTGGCTGGGGTGCGGAATTAAACATTCGTACCATTTTCGAAAAAGCCTTTACCGGTGTGCGCGGCCAGGGCTATCCCGCCGAGCGTCGCGAATCACAGGTGCGCAACGCTGGCATACTGACCCAGGTAAAACTCGCCACCGCCAAGCCTTACCTGGATGGCCTGCGTGCGATTGATCCGGAGATTGTTAAAACAGCAGTTACCGGTGAGCGTTTCCAATCCTGCTTCTTTGAAAACAGCCAGAATGATGCGATTACTGCATTTGTTAAAGATATTTTGGGCAAGTGA